The Rhabdothermincola sediminis genomic sequence CGAGGTGCGGTGCAGCTCGCGGTCGCTCGCCGGGATCGTTGGCGTGTCGAAGGACTCGGTGGCGCGTGCGTTCCGGTGTCTCATCGACGCGGGGATCGTCGAGCGCGTCGACCACCGCGAGGAACGCTCCGGTCGGTTCTCGTCAACGACCTACCGCGTGGATCTCGCATCTGCGGGCCTCACCGTCGTCACCGTGTCGCACCACGCCGCCCCGGTAGCGACCGCCTCAGATCTGCCGCGCACTCCCGGTGACCAGCTCAGCCTCCTGGGCCCGGCGTAGCCACCCCTCGACGCGCTCCCGCTGCCACCTCGCGTCGAGCGTCGCCTCCCTTCGGTCCCGACGCCGTCCCAGACCCCCGAAGAACAGCCACGAACTTGCATCCCGATGCCGGGACCGTCCCGCTCCCGCGTCGCCTGCTCCGGCCAGGGCGTTGTGCGCCACGGCCGGGACTGACCTGAAAGGAGCACGCCTCGTGCTCTCCCTCGGCAAGATTCAGCTCTCCGGCGAGAGCTACTACCTCAACGCCGTCGCCGACGGCATCGACGAGTACTACCGCGGTGTCGGCGAAGCACCAGGTCGTTGGGTCGGCACCGCGAGTCACTCCCTCGACCTCGCTGGCGAGGTCGAAGCGAGTGACCTGCACGCCATCTGGGCCGGCCAGAACCCCGCCACCGCGGATCCGCTGGGGCGTTTCCCGAACCGCAAGGTCGCCGGGTTCGACCTCACCTTCCGCGCCCCGAAGTCCGTGTCGCTTCTCGCCGGACTCGGCGATCCCGACACGGCCCAGGTTGTACGCGAGTCACACGACACAGCCGTCGACGCGGCGTTCGCGTACATCGAACGCGAGGCAGCCCGATCCCGTACCGGCAAGAACGGCGTCAACCAGATCGAGGTGAACGGGTTGGTTGCCGCCGCGTTCCGGCACCGCACCAGCCGCGCTGGTGACCCGCATCTCCACACGCACGTCCTCGTCGCGAACATGGCCGAAGGTGCCGATGGGGCCTGGCGGACCCTCGACGGGCGATGGCTGTACCTACACGCGTCGACCGCCGGCTACCTCTACGAAGCCCACCTCCGCCACGAGCTCACCGTCCGCCTCGGTGTCGAGTGGGGACCGATCAAGGAAGGCATCGCCGATGTCGTCGGGATCGACGACGACGTGCGAGACCACTTCTCGGATCGCCGCAAGGAGATCGAGGAACACCTCGACGAGGTCGGGTTCCGCACCGCCCGAGCGGTCCAGCTCGCCACCCTCGCCACCCGTAAGGCGAAGAAGGCGACCCTCGACGAAGGGTCGATGCGCGACGTGTGGGAGGCGAAGGCCGCCGAGATCGGCTGGGACCCCGCCGATCTTGCCCTGGCTCTCGATCGGGTCCCGCGGGCCGCCGTCGAAGCCGACCTCGGAGAACTCGCCGACGACCTGATGAGCGCCGACGGCCTCACGAAGCAGGCATCGTCGTTCGACCGTCGAGACGTCCTGCGAGGCATCTGCGGCCGGCTCCCAGCAGGCGTGACCGTCGCCGAGATCGAGGCCATGGCGGACCGGGTCCTCGACCGGACCGAGGTCATCCGACTCGTTGAGACCGACGGGCCCGGCCTGTTGTCGTCGAACGTGATCCGCCGAACTGACGGCACGATCGTCGCCGCGTCGGGGGTCGGCGACATCCGCTGGTCGACGGCCGAGTTGATCGGGATCGAACGCCACGTCGTCGGCCGAGCCACCGCCCGGACCGACGAAGGCATTGCCATCGTGCCCGACGAGGTGCTCGCCGACGTGATGGAACGACGCCCGACGCTGGCCGCGGAGCAGGCCGAGATGGTCACCCGACTGTGTACGAGCGGCAACGGGATCGATGTCGTGTGCGCCGCCGCCGGGACCGGCAAGACCTACTCGCTCGACGCGGCCCGCGAGGCCTGGGAGGCCAGCGGCCACCGCGTGATCGGCGCCGCCCTGGCCGGGATCGCCGCGCAGGAGCTCCAGTCGACCGCTGCCATCGAGTCGATGACCCTCGCGATGCTGCAGATCAACCTCAACGCCAACCGTATCCGACTCGACGACCGCACCGTGGTCGTGATCGACGAAGCCGGGATGGCGGGGACCCGCAACCTTGCCCCCATCCTCAACGCCGCCGACGAGGCCGGCGCCAAGGTCGTGCTCGTCGGCGACCCTCACCAGTTGCCCGAGATCGACGCCGGAGGCGTGCTCAGCGGACTCGCCAAGCGGCTCGACCCCATCGAGCTGACCGAGAACCGCCGCCAACGCGCGCACTGGGAACGCGATGCGCTCGACGAGCTGCGCTGCGGCGAAGTCGACTCCGCGTTCGCCGCGTACCGGGACAACGACCGGATCGTGCAGGCACCAACGGCGATCGATGTCCGCCGGGCGATGGTGGCCGACTGGTGGTCACACCGACTGGCCGGCGACACCGTCGCCATGACCACCTACCGCCGCAACGACGTCGACGACCTCAACGGCCGAGCCCGCGCCTACCTCGTCCGATCCGGTGACGTGTCGGGCCCCGAACTCGTGCTCGACGACCGCCCGTACCAAGCCGGTGACCAGATCGTCTGCCTCAAGAACAACCGCCGGCTCGGCGTCTGCAACGGCACCCGAGCGACCGTCGAGGCGGTGGATCCCGATCGCGGGACGCTCACCATCACGCTCGACGACCGGCGCGTTCTGCTGCCCCGGGAGTAGCTCGACGAAGGCAACATCGCCCACGGATACGCCACCACCATCCACAAGACGCAGGGCGCCACCGTCGACCGCGGGTTGGTGTTGGGCACCGACGAGCTGTTCCGCGAACGCGGCTACGTCGCCCTCAGCCGCGGCAGGATCACGAACCACCTCTACCTCATCGGCGCGACCGAGATCGACGACTCGACCGGCCACGGCCCGCCACCTCTCACCGACGATCCCGTCGAGGTCGTCCAACATGCACTCCACCGCCAAGGCGACAAGCGCCTTGCCATCGACACCGGCGAACCCCTCGCGTTCTGGCCCATCGAGGATCTCGTCGCCGAGAAGCAACGCCTCTCTGCCGTGCTCGCCGCCTGCCCACCCGAGCGCAGCCATGACGTCACCGCCCTCAGCACCCGACGTGAGGAGGTCCAAGGCGAGATCGAACCACTCGTCTACCGGTACAACGAACTCGCCGACCGCAAGCTCCGAGGTCCCGGCACCCGCAGCGAGATGCGCGACCTACGGGACCGGATCCGCGAGCGGTCCGACGGCCTCGACCGCCTCACCGCCGAACTGGACGACGCTCGCAGCGGGATGCGTGAGCGCGAGCAGTTCGAGACGGACCACGCGCATGAGGCTGGCTTCCTCGACGCCGTCGACCACGAGCTCGACCGGCAACTGCGAAGCCGGGCGTGGCGGACCGCCGCCGATCCGACCGACTACCACCTTCACATCCTGGGACCGGTGCCCACCGACCCTGAGCACCAGGCCATCTGGCTGCGCGGCGCCACCATTCTCGATCGCCACTACCTCGGCCTCGACCGGGACCCGACCCGGCGAGACCGCTCGTCCCTCCTCGGCGGCCCACGGGAGAAGGCCGAGATGATGGCCCGTCTCGAAGTCATGGCCATCCCCCGGGAACGAGAACCCGTCCAGCGCACGATCGAGCACGACCTCGGCCTGGACTTGTTCGGGTGACGCCGTGGGAGGCTGATCGACGTGGACACGGCTGCCGGCTTCACCATCCATGCCACCAAGAAGCTCCTCGATCGGGTGAAGCAGCCCGTCGGTGATCCGGTCCAGCCGGCCACCGAGCTGGTGAACTGGTACGCCACCGCCTTGTTCTGGAAGCCCCAGGTGGCGCTCCTCGTCAACGAGCGCACGCTGCTCCCAGTGTTCATGCCTCTCGCACCTGCCACCACGCTGGCTCGACGGTTCCCGGGCGAGCTTCGGCGTGTGCTCGACGCTCACGGCATCGATCCGCGGTTCGTCGATCACGAGATCCGATCGATGGGTGAGGGCCACTACGCCAAGACCGCGAGCCGGAGTCTGCTCGGCGTCATGAACGAGTTCACCTTCCTCGGCAAAGTCCACCGCGAGGATCACGGCGCCGAGGATGACCTGGTCGCGCTCTCGGTCCGCTTGGCCGAGACCCCGATGAGCCCGCTCTACAAGAGCCACATCAGCCCCGACCACGAACTGAAGGCACTCGTCGAAGGGGCGATGCACTGAATCGACGAATCTGAGGATCTTCCTAAGATTCATCGACTTCGATCACCAGCTACTCGTCGTAGAGGTCCGCTGCTTCCCCCTCGGCAGTCATCTCATCAAGAGCAGCGCTCGCCGCCGCGTCAGACCGTTCGCGGAATGCCAGGACTTCGGCCGTGTCCAGGCAAGGGTCAACCCCAGCAGCCCCAGCCCCAGCGCCGTGCTGCCGCAGAGTCCCGCCTTCGATCAGCTCCGAGACGAAGGACGGCCTTACGTTGAGCAACTCTGCCGCTTCCTCGATGGTGAGTAGATCGTTCACCCTCGCAGTTCCCGCTCTACGCGACTGCGGCCCGACCGGGCCCGGGGCCGGGCTCGCCGGGTCGCTGCAGAAGTTCGATCATGGTGCCGTCGCCGAAGTGGAACTCGACCACGAGCGGATTCGACTTCGGTATGACGACGTCGGCGATCTCCTTGCCGATCACCTCCTCGATTCGAAAGCCGATCTCGGGCGACCGCAGGGAGTCGAGCCTTGCCAGAGCGAATCGCAGCTGTGCGCGGACCTCGTTGGACACGCACGCAAGCCTGGCGATGTCCAGACGATCGAGCGTGCAGCGGTAGGTGAGGTCGACAACCGCCTCGGGCACCAGCCCGTCGTCGCTGGCGGGGACCGGCAGGTAGCCCAGGATCCTCCCAGCCATGAGGTTTCCATGATCCACGTCGAGGTCCGCTGGGTCGAGCAGCGGGCTCGCGGTGAACGTCCGGTCCAGTGTCTCGTCTGCTTCGGCGAGGTCAATCGCCGAAGCCTCGTCGTACCCGTCCTTCATCAACTGCCGGACTCGCCGATTCCACTCCTTGTCGAAGTGGCAATCGTGTGATGTGACCATCACGAGCGCATGCCCCGCGGCAAGGTTCAGCGGAGGACGGGACGGGCTGTCACCCGGGACCTCGAGGTGGTGCTCGTCGAGAGCGTCCCACGCGGCTGGTGTGAAGCGATCGGGAGCAATTAGCCGGCTCACACCGGCGAAGAGGATGTCGCCCTGCTTCGGTGGTCCGTCGGCCGTCGCGTAGAAACGCTCGGAAGGCATCATCGGTATCCGCGTCTCCTCAGCGTGACGTCCTGGTCAACTTCCTCGAAGAGGCGTGCATCGTCAGGTTCGATCTCGTACGTGTCCTCGGGACGCAGCGTCGGTCGACGCTCTGGCGCAGTGAGCTTCCCTGCGAGAAGGGCGGCTAGAGCCGGTTCGTACAGCGAACGTCGTGTGGGACGTCGAGTCGTCACTTGGATCGAGTGCTGTGGCTCGCCTGCCACCCGGCTGCGCCAGTTGGCGGCGTCGGCGAGCCTTCCATCGGCAATAGCGTTGAACAGTGGCTCGCCACTTCCCGTACCGAGAAGGACATCGCGCGTTCGTCCCGGGAACTCGTTGTCGATCTCCTCGACGAGGTGCCACAGGAATCGCAAAGCCTCCACGCGTTCCTGGGTCGGCCTAATTGTGCCGTTCGCCCAACCCGTCAGTGATCTCCGATCAACGCCCAGGCAGCGCGCGACCTGCTGTCGGGTCAGCCCTCCACGAAGGCAGATGAGGTCGCGGAGCTCGACAACTTCGTCGCTGAGTTCCCGGCTCAGTCCCCGTGGCGCAGTTTGAGGCGCCCCGCCCGTCACGAAGAAGAGGCTCTCCGCTCGGAAGTCCTCCGTGAAGCCGGCTGAGGCCGACGTGCCGAACGTCGTTGCAAGGAGCAACGGTGTTGCCAGAAGTACCTTTCCGGTGCGGGTTTGGACGAGCTGCGTCACAGCTTGCCTCCGTGCTCAATGAGGAAATCATCCGTCACGGCCCATCGGAAGTACCGATAGATCCGTTCGCAGAAGATTCTGCTTCGTTCGACCAAGGTTTCGGGAGACCACTCCACCGGTTCAGTGGAGTACGCGTCCAGATCGAGAACCCAGCTTGCACTGTCCGCTGGCTCGATGCCGGGATCGAAAGTCGCTCCGGGCGGAACGAAGCCCCAGCGAGCGTGCAGCGCGGATTCGTCATGCAATCGGTAGAGGTGATCTGACAAGGCGTGCAGCTCTTCCACTGACGGCTCGCCCAGTCCCACGCGGGCCGCGCCCCGGATCGGTTCGTTCACGAGCCGATCGATCGAGGCGAGCTTGCCG encodes the following:
- the mobF gene encoding MobF family relaxase, which translates into the protein MLSLGKIQLSGESYYLNAVADGIDEYYRGVGEAPGRWVGTASHSLDLAGEVEASDLHAIWAGQNPATADPLGRFPNRKVAGFDLTFRAPKSVSLLAGLGDPDTAQVVRESHDTAVDAAFAYIEREAARSRTGKNGVNQIEVNGLVAAAFRHRTSRAGDPHLHTHVLVANMAEGADGAWRTLDGRWLYLHASTAGYLYEAHLRHELTVRLGVEWGPIKEGIADVVGIDDDVRDHFSDRRKEIEEHLDEVGFRTARAVQLATLATRKAKKATLDEGSMRDVWEAKAAEIGWDPADLALALDRVPRAAVEADLGELADDLMSADGLTKQASSFDRRDVLRGICGRLPAGVTVAEIEAMADRVLDRTEVIRLVETDGPGLLSSNVIRRTDGTIVAASGVGDIRWSTAELIGIERHVVGRATARTDEGIAIVPDEVLADVMERRPTLAAEQAEMVTRLCTSGNGIDVVCAAAGTGKTYSLDAAREAWEASGHRVIGAALAGIAAQELQSTAAIESMTLAMLQINLNANRIRLDDRTVVVIDEAGMAGTRNLAPILNAADEAGAKVVLVGDPHQLPEIDAGGVLSGLAKRLDPIELTENRRQRAHWERDALDELRCGEVDSAFAAYRDNDRIVQAPTAIDVRRAMVADWWSHRLAGDTVAMTTYRRNDVDDLNGRARAYLVRSGDVSGPELVLDDRPYQAGDQIVCLKNNRRLGVCNGTRATVEAVDPDRGTLTITLDDRRVLLPRE
- a CDS encoding DUF6933 domain-containing protein — translated: MDTAAGFTIHATKKLLDRVKQPVGDPVQPATELVNWYATALFWKPQVALLVNERTLLPVFMPLAPATTLARRFPGELRRVLDAHGIDPRFVDHEIRSMGEGHYAKTASRSLLGVMNEFTFLGKVHREDHGAEDDLVALSVRLAETPMSPLYKSHISPDHELKALVEGAMH
- a CDS encoding helix-turn-helix domain-containing protein; this translates as MNDLLTIEEAAELLNVRPSFVSELIEGGTLRQHGAGAGAAGVDPCLDTAEVLAFRERSDAAASAALDEMTAEGEAADLYDE
- a CDS encoding helix-turn-helix domain-containing protein gives rise to the protein MTQLVQTRTGKVLLATPLLLATTFGTSASAGFTEDFRAESLFFVTGGAPQTAPRGLSRELSDEVVELRDLICLRGGLTRQQVARCLGVDRRSLTGWANGTIRPTQERVEALRFLWHLVEEIDNEFPGRTRDVLLGTGSGEPLFNAIADGRLADAANWRSRVAGEPQHSIQVTTRRPTRRSLYEPALAALLAGKLTAPERRPTLRPEDTYEIEPDDARLFEEVDQDVTLRRRGYR